One Bemisia tabaci chromosome 4, PGI_BMITA_v3 genomic window, CTCTTTTATATCTTTGAGGTCCCAAACTGCAGTTTTGAGTTTCTGCAAGCAGAAAATCTCCAAAATCTTTTTAGGGACCTGTATCTGTTTTATTCTCAATATTGGCTCTCATCCccttttttctgcaaaatttttgtgattttaaagAGCAGAAAAAGAGTAAGGATTAAATACACATCTTAACCTAactgtaatatttaaaaacctCTTTCATATTTTGCTTTCAGAATAGATACGTAATTAGCATTATTAATTCCAAGGCTCACCTATTTTTCTTCATATTATAAAAACCATcctattaaatttttcagaagtttaagaaagtaaaaaaaaaccaccagtCCTGAATGCAGCATGTCCTCaaccatctcatttttcttGTTGACCTTCCCATCTCTGGGTGTTAGTGACCGAAATAACTGGAAAGTCAGGTAGATGATGATGATTAGAGAGTAGTCAATCAGAAAAAATGTGTAATCCGAAGAACAACCTCCCGCACAATATTGTGATTTTTTACTTTACTTCACAGTGCTTTAATACATAGCCCTGCAGAAATGTCTCCCCTTCTgttggaaatttttccttgaggATTCAAGCTCCTACCGATCTGTGCCTGTAATTTACACGGAACCATGCTTATAATTCCATTGCTTTTAATTTCGGAAGAAAAGGTCAAGGTGAAatagggaaagtcagggagacAGAAAATTCAAAGGTCAGGGAAAATGTGGAAAGTTAAGGAGTAGGGAAAGGAAATATTAATAGATGCTTGCACTTTGACAACACACATTTTCCCAACGTTTCTCAATTTTGCCGGTGTGCACTTATTATTCTATTCAGAAAAAGTTCAAATTGCTAACCTTTTCTTCACCCAACTAAATCTTTGTCTAACCtctctttattttaatttttatcttctCTTTTACTTTATCTTTCTCAACTTAATCTAATATCagcatttcatatttttctcaataTTAATGTAATTATCAACTCTCCATGTTTCTTAATTTAAGAGAAATCTTGTATGGATACACCtatttgagttttttcaatgatttaatAACAATGTTTCTAACTTTTCTTCTGTTCTTACTGTTCACAGGAAATTTGTATGAGCAATAGACTGAAAGGCAAGGTGAAGCAAGATAATGATCAGCTAATTGCCCAAGATATGTCGTTACATAAATCGGACAATAAATCAAGATCCCAGTTGATCAGTGGTTCTTTCCAATCAGAAAATTTAAGGtgtaataattttaaatcaGAACCAAAGTGTAATCAAAACGATAGATATTACAATTTACTTACCAGTATTAATGGTATAAGTGCCCCCTCAAAATCCACATCCTCTTTTACTGACACTGACGAGAAAATTCAATCAAGGAATGTCATGAACTCCCCATCCCAACCCAGTTCAAACGGACGCAATCCCAATACATTGCACAACCGTTCAGAGAAAGAACTTATCGCCAgtgattcaattttaaatttaaacacGGAAGCTCGAGAAAACTCTCCCGAGGCGGAAGTGAAAAAGGCGTCTACTGGTGTTTCTGGAAATGCTGTGATGTATGCCAATGGATATTTCAGTGAGGTCCCTGATGATGACTCAAACAACAACAGTGGAGTTTTAAACCTGGAGATGAAGTCGAAAAAGCAGCGCGTTGAGAGTGAAACGCGACCCACTCAGTTGAAACCAGATAGTGTTGAAGACTCGGAAGATGATTCCAAGAGAGGGAGCTCTCGGCTTTCCAGGGAGGATCCTTCGGACAACGAGAATAAAAGTCATGCTGACTTTGAGGATGATAACAATGAAGATGCTGATGTCAGTAGTGATATAACTGAAAGGTAATCATTGAACCAGTCATTTTTTGTCGGAGTGAAAACATAATGTCCAAGGAATTCCTTAACAAACAAGTGTTCTAAATGAACAAAGATGAACCTTTCTTCTTGCAATTTCCCTCTTTCTATTTCCAGTATGTACTGTAATTGAATCAATACTACTTTGTCCATAatagttctttaaaaaaaaatgttcatcatGACATCATGAGCTCCGTCCCGCATTTCGCAGTCTGCACTCTGCACACTGTCTCCGGTGTCAAGTGGCTGTTGCATATTCGCTACAAGTTATTAGTTCGCCCTGATCTTGCTTGCTCCTGGCTGactcttttttctttgcttcaATGTAATTATTAAGGCGACTTTGCGGCGCCAGACAGCAAACGCCCCAGACTTTGAGTTGTGTGCATGTGAACCCCAGTTGCACCTAGAGCGCATGACTTCACCAGTCAGACTTACAATttttcatatctccgccgcttttgcgaatttttcattcagGACAGAGCTATTTTGCTTTTGATACCTTCccgcttcaatttttaatactatTTCATTTTCGATTTTAGGGTTGCTGTCCCCTCTAAGTTTTGTGAACTCACCTAAACGCCAAAAAACCGTTTATTCGACTTCATATTTTAATTAAGCGTTTCTAACTTTTTTTGGTCCTCTTTCAGAAGTCCCACAAGTATGCTGAGGAGAACATTATTACTGAACCATCAGGATGAATCTCGGTCACCTCTAACAATAATGAATGGAGAAGTTGTGGTAAGATCTGAAATTTCAGTAATACTTCTCTTTGTCTTCTACCTGATGGATGTTGTAAACTTAACAAACTTCAGCTTGCTAGAATGATCGTCTGCATTGACTCATGTCGATGGCCTAAATGCAAAACGATGTATCTCCGGTTGAgttgttgcagacttcctgtcatacttcattttttctctgggaaactagaaaatttaattctttgaaaatttacttgAGTTTTCCTGTATGTGAGCAAAATATTccttataaatttcaagctcataaagttggtttgtttctcaacttcaaaaaaataaaatacgcgaggaaattttgaaacacccgaTAGGGGTAAGTGGTTTTGctctttagccatcaatattgtAAGGATTAATTTGTTTATTCCTCTGTCAATTAGATTAATTCTGCCTATTTCACCTACCCACCCTCCTTGATTAATAGTTGATAAGCCTACAGTTTTTGCCTTCATTATCATTTACTCGAGCAACTCAATGTTATTTAGCTACATTTGATCATAGGCAAGAGCTTGAGTGAGCACTGGAGAGAGATCTGACCCTCTGATCTAAATTTATATCTTTATCAAAAGCCTTTTCATCTACCAAAGTCTCAAGTAACCATTTCTCTTTTCCAGCTGGGTGCTAAAAGGACGAGTAGTGGCCGACGCAAGCAAAGCTGTCCTCTGAGGGCAAGCGAGATTAGGTTCCGTTATAAATTCAACGCTGacaatgaaattgaaggcgaaaacgCAGATGGGCGCAACAGTGATATTGGCAGTATGTCCGATGCCGGTGCAAGTTCAGATGCGGATAACCACCGATTTGATGATATGGGTGCTGCAAGATCTCTTTATATTGAAAATTCTCTGATGGGCAATGGTTCGGTTGATTCAGCAGATTGCATGGATATTCCCATTGAAACggtatggttttttttctcagtacttaAATTAATCTTACTTTTATCTACAGTGGAAGAAAGTTTGATATAAAAAAACAGAAGGTATTTAAAAACTGTAGTATCTCCATGCGTTTTGCTGCTGTAAACATTTGTTGAGAACAATTAAAGGACAATTTGTTGACAGGAGGTAGGACCTTGATCATTCTCTTAAGAGAGAGCAAAGATGCCTAAATTCAGAACAGCCCTTAAAGTTTTTAACGAAGACCCAGACATGAACTAGATACTTGAGTTTTTACCTTCATTTTCATAGTGATATACAAATAGATTCTAGAATCAACTCTTCTTTAAACAAGCGTCCATCAACATCAATCttcaaaatcgtaaaaaattccTGTGCACGATTTCGTTTTTTATTGGTGTTGTTATTTTCATCATTTGCTGTCATCTTTTTTTGGAGATGACTTTGTCAATTATCCTCATCAATTATTGTAAGATGTATttcaggggtgcaaaatctGCCCAATTTTGCGATCCGCAAGGAAATTTTAGCCGAAAGTGAGGcctaaaaatttttttggaaggtgCACCGAtgatttattgcaaaataagaTCATCACTTTGATGTGCATGAAATGGcactttttgcacccctggGCTGTATCCTCTGCCCCTGCTTATAAGccaggtgggggggggggggggagctaaaAACTACTAAAAAGTGActacctttttctttttttctcttttctacgTTCGGTTTTTCATGTGCCTCAGATTTCCGTTATTTGTGTCACCTACCCACTTCagtaatcaaatttttttctccaggtTGCGGAAGAAGTCATCGGAGATGGTGAGGACAGGTCAGAAGAAGATCACCTTCAAAGCCGATTGATTGCTGCCGCTGCCCAATTGCCTTCACCGCGAAGTGACCTAGGAATGGACGAACACCTCGTGATTGATATGAATGGTGCAGTTATGGGCTCCCCGAGGGTTTACTCTGATGGTGAAGTCCTTCTCAGTGAGCGTGATATCGAAAGGGCAAATATAGAAAGAGCAAGAGCAATTGACATTTATAACGTAAGTTAAGGCCaaccaaaaaaaatcaatttttagatAAGTGTTTCTTTAAAcccttcaattatttttactcCTAAATCATTTAGATGGAACATTTACTCCGACTCCTATTCTTTCTATCTTTTAcccttcaaatatttttgtgtctgccaatttttttcttagttttgaAGTTCAGtttcccattttaattttttaattttactctagttttctttttttttctctctttttttttatttttttaatcttagGGAATAATTATATGAATTATAGTTTGATTATGCCTCAGAAAATCATCCCCCCCTGAATACCTCtgtgatttttaaaagaaaggcTAGCATGTAAAAACAGCTTTGATTTTCTAAAAGTCTTGTGAGGTTATCCTAGTAACTAATTCTGGTTATGTTCACTTACAGGTTCTGAATCAAGCTCGAAGACTTCCTGTTGGACCTGCAATCCCATCGCGGCGGCCACCTTTGTCGCGAGCCGCATCCTCTTCACCATCCCCATCGCCTTCTCCTGTTCCGCATAATGCTATGAGCCAGCTCTTGATAGCAGCTCAGTTGGCAGCAGGAGGAGAAGTATTCGACGCCCCAAGCTCCTCAAACCCACGCCGTGTGCAACCTTGGAGTGATAATCCACTTATTGGCAGGCCTGGTCCAAGTCACTTGGTATGTATCTCATAGTTATTCTTTAATCACGGATGAATTTCGGTCAGTTGATATGTTTTATGATGGTGCATTGTAGGAGCTGTGTAAAGAGTACTTGCAATAATGTATTTCAATTTACCTCGAAAAAATGACGAAACTTGTTTTACTGAAATTTACGTCACTTTAAAAGTAAACACtattaaagtaaaaattctTATCACATCACAAGTGAAGTGGTGGTGCTCGATTTAATTTTACCCCTTTCATTTTAATGAAtatttctgtcaatttttgatgattggGGATCAATAATATCTGACATTTTCATGCTGAAAGTCGCATTCTTAGCCTAACTGCACAATGCACATGTCTTCCTTTTAAGAGTTAATGCAAAATGGCAGTTTTAATTTACATTGTACccctgattttacattttattgcaTCATATATTTGGAATCTACTGATGGACAATCACAAACCTATCTGAGTCTTTTCTCACTAACCAGTCTGaaaattcttgtgaaaaatacgTTTGTGATCACTGAATCAGTGCTTTCTAAGGAACAAGAtaacaaaaaattgtttaattgaattttttggctcACATCATCTATGAATACAAATGAATATACTTGGTAATTTTGAACAGTTGACCTGATAAACGTGCCAAGATACTCAAAACCTTCCACATTTTCTCAAtaaagtgtattttttttcccctcatgtTCACTGCATTCTCTTTTGCTGAGTACTTGACTACTACACAGTTGTTCTTTTTTTagtcaacattttttaattaatttttattgtttaccCCTTTTTACAGAACGTCGAGCAGGATTATCGTCCCCAGAACCTTAAAAAACATTCGCAGCGCCGGCAAAAATCTGCTGGCGTGCGAACATCAAGAGCTGCCGGTGGATCTCGCTTATCAACAGCAGCAAAAAGAAGTGACATAGCATGTTCAAACTGCGGAACCCAAACGACAACAATTTGGAGACGCAATCCTAAGGGTGAAATGGTTTGCAATGCTTGTGGTCTTTACTACAAACTCCACTTGGTCGATCGGCCGATCGCAATGCGCAGGGATCAGATCCACTCGCGGAGGCGGAGACCTCAGTCAGACCAAAATGACCAAGAGCAGAGCGAGCTCTCTGAAAACGAAAGCATGAAAATCGAGCCACCCTCCCCTGCCTTGCCCCAACCGCCGGCCCGGAGACGTAAGTCTGCTAAGATTTCTAAAAAGTTCCAGTCCAGTCCAGTTCTTAGTTCGCATCTGGAAGGACGCGGGTATCTATGCGACTCACCAGACGACCAGTCGGAGCGAGAGAGAATCAGAGGTATATGCTCAAAATTTTATGGCTTGAGTTCTTAGTAATGATTGTTTTGGTAATTTTGTTcctgttattatttttttccttcgaaTCTTATGATCTGTCATAGTCTTTGTAGCCTTACCTCTTCTTATCAGAGTATCCAAGTAGTGCACTGAATGAATAACATTTGGTCCAGTGTGACTGCCTTAAAATCTTTTaagcaatttcaaatttttatttgttcatgTTGAAAAACTGTTCAGCGATCAATTATTTTCTCAGTTCGGACAAAATGagatgttttgtaaatatttggaAGCTTTTCACCTTCACAGgagtttcttttctctttcacAAATTGTTCGTAAAATTTTAGG contains:
- the LOC109034358 gene encoding uncharacterized protein isoform X4, producing the protein MSNRLKGKVKQDNDQLIAQDMSLHKSDNKSRSQLISGSFQSENLRCNNFKSEPKCNQNDRYYNLLTSINGISAPSKSTSSFTDTDEKIQSRNVMNSPSQPSSNGRNPNTLHNRSEKELIASDSILNLNTEARENSPEAEVKKASTGVSGNAVMYANGYFSEVPDDDSNNNSGVLNLEMKSKKQRVESETRPTQLKPDSVEDSEDDSKRGSSRLSREDPSDNENKSHADFEDDNNEDADVSSDITERSPTSMLRRTLLLNHQDESRSPLTIMNGEVVLGAKRTSSGRRKQSCPLRASEIRFRYKFNADNEIEGENADGRNSDIGSMSDAGASSDADNHRFDDMGAARSLYIENSLMGNGSVDSADCMDIPIETVAEEVIGDGEDRSEEDHLQSRLIAAAAQLPSPRSDLGMDEHLVIDMNGAVMGSPRVYSDGEVLLSERDIERANIERARAIDIYNVLNQARRLPVGPAIPSRRPPLSRAASSSPSPSPSPVPHNAMSQLLIAAQLAAGGEVFDAPSSSNPRRVQPWSDNPLIGRPGPSHLNVEQDYRPQNLKKHSQRRQKSAGVRTSRAAGGSRLSTAAKRSDIACSNCGTQTTTIWRRNPKGEMVCNACGLYYKLHLVDRPIAMRRDQIHSRRRRPQSDQNDQEQSELSENESMKIEPPSPALPQPPARRRKSAKISKKFQSSPVLSSHLEGRGYLCDSPDDQSERERIRDSMQNGNEDTVPVLPDMAMLSAIRSQLTPELLRGSPILNTPTIKNSISMLKPRGAP
- the LOC109034358 gene encoding uncharacterized protein isoform X1, with the translated sequence MTTNPFGLKSKLFQICRLCLSEEDVKWSLFDDDGLKRNFPCKILSCLCIPVSQFDPLPTYICEKCARKLDEFYDFKQASRKSDEYLKSNLHSFSQEICMSNRLKGKVKQDNDQLIAQDMSLHKSDNKSRSQLISGSFQSENLRCNNFKSEPKCNQNDRYYNLLTSINGISAPSKSTSSFTDTDEKIQSRNVMNSPSQPSSNGRNPNTLHNRSEKELIASDSILNLNTEARENSPEAEVKKASTGVSGNAVMYANGYFSEVPDDDSNNNSGVLNLEMKSKKQRVESETRPTQLKPDSVEDSEDDSKRGSSRLSREDPSDNENKSHADFEDDNNEDADVSSDITERSPTSMLRRTLLLNHQDESRSPLTIMNGEVVLGAKRTSSGRRKQSCPLRASEIRFRYKFNADNEIEGENADGRNSDIGSMSDAGASSDADNHRFDDMGAARSLYIENSLMGNGSVDSADCMDIPIETVAEEVIGDGEDRSEEDHLQSRLIAAAAQLPSPRSDLGMDEHLVIDMNGAVMGSPRVYSDGEVLLSERDIERANIERARAIDIYNVLNQARRLPVGPAIPSRRPPLSRAASSSPSPSPSPVPHNAMSQLLIAAQLAAGGEVFDAPSSSNPRRVQPWSDNPLIGRPGPSHLNVEQDYRPQNLKKHSQRRQKSAGVRTSRAAGGSRLSTAAKRSDIACSNCGTQTTTIWRRNPKGEMVCNACGLYYKLHLVDRPIAMRRDQIHSRRRRPQSDQNDQEQSELSENESMKIEPPSPALPQPPARRRKSAKISKKFQSSPVLSSHLEGRGYLCDSPDDQSERERIRDSMQNGNEDTVPVLPDMAMLSAIRSQLTPELLRGSPILNTPTIKNSISMLKPRGAP
- the LOC109034358 gene encoding uncharacterized protein isoform X3, with product MTTNPFGLKSKLFQICRLCLSEEDVKWSLFDDDGLKRNFPCKILSCLCIPEICMSNRLKGKVKQDNDQLIAQDMSLHKSDNKSRSQLISGSFQSENLRCNNFKSEPKCNQNDRYYNLLTSINGISAPSKSTSSFTDTDEKIQSRNVMNSPSQPSSNGRNPNTLHNRSEKELIASDSILNLNTEARENSPEAEVKKASTGVSGNAVMYANGYFSEVPDDDSNNNSGVLNLEMKSKKQRVESETRPTQLKPDSVEDSEDDSKRGSSRLSREDPSDNENKSHADFEDDNNEDADVSSDITERSPTSMLRRTLLLNHQDESRSPLTIMNGEVVLGAKRTSSGRRKQSCPLRASEIRFRYKFNADNEIEGENADGRNSDIGSMSDAGASSDADNHRFDDMGAARSLYIENSLMGNGSVDSADCMDIPIETVAEEVIGDGEDRSEEDHLQSRLIAAAAQLPSPRSDLGMDEHLVIDMNGAVMGSPRVYSDGEVLLSERDIERANIERARAIDIYNVLNQARRLPVGPAIPSRRPPLSRAASSSPSPSPSPVPHNAMSQLLIAAQLAAGGEVFDAPSSSNPRRVQPWSDNPLIGRPGPSHLNVEQDYRPQNLKKHSQRRQKSAGVRTSRAAGGSRLSTAAKRSDIACSNCGTQTTTIWRRNPKGEMVCNACGLYYKLHLVDRPIAMRRDQIHSRRRRPQSDQNDQEQSELSENESMKIEPPSPALPQPPARRRKSAKISKKFQSSPVLSSHLEGRGYLCDSPDDQSERERIRDSMQNGNEDTVPVLPDMAMLSAIRSQLTPELLRGSPILNTPTIKNSISMLKPRGAP
- the LOC109034358 gene encoding uncharacterized protein isoform X2, with amino-acid sequence MTTNPFGLKSKLFQICRLCLSEEDVKWSLFDDDGLKRNFPCKILSCLCIPVSQFDPLPTYICEKCARKLDEFYDFKQASRKSDEYLKSNLHSFSQEICMSNRLKGKVKQDNDQLIAQDMSLHKSDNKSRSQLISGSFQSENLRCNNFKSEPKCNQNDRYYNLLTSINGISAPSKSTSSFTDTDEKIQSRNVMNSPSQPSSNGRNPNTLHNRSEKELIASDSILNLNTEARENSPEAEVKKASTGVSGNAVMYANGYFSEVPDDDSNNNSGVLNLEMKSKKQRVESETRPTQLKPDSVEDSEDDSKRGSSRLSREDPSDNENKSHADFEDDNNEDADVSSDITERSPTSMLRRTLLLNHQDESRSPLTIMNGEVVLGAKRTSSGRRKQSCPLRASEIRFRYKFNADNEIEGENADGRNSDIGSMSDAGASSDADNHRFDDMGAARSLYIENSLMGNGSVDSADCMDIPIETVAEEVIGDGEDRSEEDHLQSRLIAAAAQLPSPRSDLGMDEHLVIDMNGAVMGSPRVYSDGEVLLSERDIERANIERARAIDIYNVLNQARRLPVGPAIPSRRPPLSRAASSSPSPSPSPVPHNAMSQLLIAAQLAAGGEVFDAPSSSNPRRVQPWSDNPLIGRPGPSHLNVEQDYRPQNLKKHSQRRQKSAGVRTSRAAGGSRLSTAAKRSDIACSNCGTQTTTIWRRNPKGEMVCNACGLYYKLHLVDRPIAMRRDQIHSRRRRPQSDQNDQEQSELSENESMKIEPPSPALPQPPARRHSMQNGNEDTVPVLPDMAMLSAIRSQLTPELLRGSPILNTPTIKNSISMLKPRGAP